One part of the Musa acuminata AAA Group cultivar baxijiao chromosome BXJ1-5, Cavendish_Baxijiao_AAA, whole genome shotgun sequence genome encodes these proteins:
- the LOC135674327 gene encoding MDIS1-interacting receptor like kinase 2-like — protein MKLIHAPTPLLNLLFLLFSFSPSNTAAETETQALLAWKSSLLQPDSLASWSLANSTTPCEWFGVRCDSGGSVVVQLSLPYSNLVGTLGNLDFSSLPNLTTLDLSYNNLAGAVPSNISALSKLTSLDLSSNNFSGSIPREIGQLSELLELRLDNNSFGGGIPYQLSGLQKVQLLDLGSNYLETPDYSNFTGMPSLTYLDLFLNSLTEEFPPFILKCTNLTYLDLSANGFTGPIPESLAINLVSLEYLNLSFNSFEGVIPASLTKLPRLRDLRLGGNNLVGGVPATLGSISSLRVLELYNNSLGGPIPPSLGQLQKLERLDIKLAGLNSTIPPELGNCTNLNYIELSTNRLEGEFPGSFVKLTKMREFGISSNSLSGKIPSDFFGSWPQLISFQVQNNSITGRIPSEIGLAKNLTLLFLYTNNLSGPIPVEIGNLVNLFQLDLSENSLTGTIPSTIGNLTNLSVLNLFYNNLTGSIPEEIGNMTALASIDLNTNNLEGELPGTIAELPNLASLSVFTNNLAGSIPRDLGQNGLLQNVRFSNNSFSGELPRGLCTGFALHHLLVNSNNFSGYLPSCLRNCSSLLRVRLDWNHFSGNLEEAFGVHPDLVYLDLTGNQLTGTLLPDWAECKNLTYLHIDGNSISGDIPAALGNMTKLQDLSLASNYVAGGIPPEIGKLEFLFKLNLSSNMLTGSIPSELGELDPLTHLDLSGNELTGRVTAELANLNDLLLLDLSMNKLRGEIPYQIGNLNSLQILLDLSSNSLSGTIPSNLGKLTRLQKLNISHNNLSGEIPDSLSEMVSLESVDFSYNNFTGPIPEGGAFRNASFEAYVGNLGLCGDVKGLLSCFSTSVEVSHKHHKRLVIAIVVPVVGVLVLAATVITIMLLCRDDPREKLEMEKAARESSESSIWERECKFTFMDIANATGNFDEACCIGRGRFGSVYKAELPTGQVVAVKRFHVAHSEEMVNMYQKSFDNEIAALTEVRHRNIVKLHGFCSKSGYMYLVYEYVSRGSLGEVLHGEEGGTKLDWAMRVKVVHGLVHALAYLHHDCSLPIVHRDVSVNNILLESDFEPRLSDFGTAKLLNPDSSNWTTVAGSYGYMAPELAYTMRVTEKCDVYSFGVVALEVLMGKHPGELISSLPSLPEGKELLLKETLDQRLPAPAGQLAEEVVFIVKVALACISSNPSSRPSMRFVAQEISAQTQACIRQPFETITIGMLNGFQE, from the exons ATGAAGCTGATCCATGCCCCAACTCCCCTCCTcaaccttctcttcctcctcttctccttctcgccTTCGAACACCGCAGCAGAAACAGAAACGCAAGCTCTTCTAGCGTGGAAATCCAGCCTGCTCCAGCCTGACTCTCTTGCCTCATGGTCCCTCGCCAACTCCACCACCCCATGCGAGTGGTTCGGCGTTCGCTGCGACTCCGGCGGCAGCGTCGTCGTGCAGCTGAGTTTACCGTATTCCAACCTCGTCGGCACTCTCGGTAACTTGGATTTCTCCTCTTTGCCCAACCTCACAACTCTCGATCTCAGCTACAATAACCTCGCCGGCGCCGTCCCTTCCAACATCTCTGCTCTGTCCAAACTCACCTCATTAGACCTCAGCAGTAACAACTTCAGCGGATCCATTCCGCGGGAGATTGGGCAGCTGTCGGAGCTCCTCGAGCTCCGTCTCGACAACAACAGCTTCGGCGGAGGGATACCCTACCAGCTTAGCGGTCTGCAGAAGGTGCAGCTCCTCGACCTCGGATCCAATTACTTGGAAACACCGGACTACTCCAATTTCACCGGCATGCCTTCTTTGACATACCTCGATCTGTTCCTCAACAGCCTGACAGAAGAATTCCCTCCGTTCATACTGAAATGCACCAACTTAACATACCTTGATCTCTCAGCGAACGGATTCACAGGTCCAATCCCAGAGTCATTGGCTATCAACTTAGTAAGCCTCGAGTACCTGAATCTTTCATTCAATTCCTTTGAAGGAGTAATTCCAGCCTCTCTTACTAAGCTACCGCGGCTTCGAGACCTTCGCCTGGGAGGAAACAACCTCGTCGGAGGGGTGCCGGCGACTCTAGGATCCATTTCCAGCCTTCGAGTTCTTGAGCTTTACAACAATTCATTGGGTGGACCGATTCCACCTTCGCTAGGTCAGCTCCAGAAGCTGGAACGCCTCGACATCAAATTGGCAGGACTGAACTCCACCATCCCTCCTGAACTCGGCAACTGTACCAATCTGAACTACATAGAACTGTCTACCAATCGGCTCGAGGGAGAATTTCCAGGATCCTTTGTGAAGCTCACCAAAATGAGGGAGTTCGGGATCTCCTCCAACTCGCTTTCCGGCAAGATCCCGTCGGACTTCTTCGGTAGTTGGCCTCAGCTTATTTCCTTTCAGGTGCAGAACAACTCCATCACTGGGCGGATTCCCTCGGAGATTGGACTAGCGAAGAATCTGACATTACTCTTCCTCTACACCAACAATCTTTCCGGTCCAATTCCGGTGGAGATTGGGAATTTGGTGAACTTGTTCCAGTTGGATCTGTCAGAGAACTCGCTGACGGGTACAATCCCTTCGACAATCGGCAACCTCACGAACTTATCTGTCTTGAATCTCTTCTACAACAATCTCACCGGCTCGATCCCGGAGGAGATTGGAAACATGACGGCACTGGCTAGCATTGACCTCAACACCAACAATTTAGAGGGGGAGCTGCCAGGTACCATCGCTGAGCTTCCAAACCTTGCTTCTCTATCCGTCTTCACCAACAACCTCGCTGGTAGCATCCCCCGAGACCTCGGACAGAATGGCCTGTTGCAGAACGTCAGGTTCTCGAACAATTCCTTCTCCGGTGAACTGCCTCGAGGATTGTGCACCGGCTTCGCCCTTCACCACCTCCTGGTGAATAGCAACAATTTCTCCGGCTATTTGCCGTCTTGTTTGCGGAATTGCTCGAGTCTGCTTCGAGTCCGATTGGACTGGAACCACTTCAGTGGGAACTTAGAAGAAGCTTTCGGAGTACACCCCGACCTTGTTTACTTAGACCTCACTGGAAACCAGTTGACTGGCACGCTCTTGCCGGACTGGGCAGAGTGCAAAAACCTCACTTACTTGCACATAGACGGCAATAGCATCTCCGGTGACATTCCCGCAGCATTGGGAAACATGACCAAACTACAAGATCTGAGCTTGGCGTCAAACTATGTGGCAGGAGGCATCCCACCTGAAATCGGGAAATTGGAGTTCTTATTTAAGCTCAACTTGAGCAGCAACATGTTAACAGGTTCGATTCCTTCAGAGCTAGGAGAGCTTGATCCACTAACACATCTTGATCTATCAGGAAATGAACTCACTGGCCGAGTCACTGCGGAGCTCGCTAATCTGAACGACCTGTTGTTGTTGGATCTGAGCATGAATAAGTTGAGAGGGGAGATACCATATCAGATAGGAAACTTGAATTCTCTCCAAATTCTGTTAGACTTGAGTAGCAATTCTCTCTCTGGGACGATACCATCAAATCTTGGGAAGCTGACGAGGCTGCAAAAGCTCAACATCTCCCATAACAATCTTTCAGGTGAAATCCCAGATTCTTTATCAGAAATGGTCAGCCTGGAATCTGTGGACTTCTCCTACAACAATTTCACAGGTCCGATTCCAGAAGGAGGTGCTTTCCGGAATGCGTCTTTCGAAGCCTATGTGGGTAATCTGGGGCTATGCGGAGATGTGAAAGGCTTACTTTCTTGTTTCTCTACCTCCGTTGAAGTTTCTCACAAGCATCACAAACGACTCGTCATCGCGATCGTTGTTCCAGTTGTGGGGGTGTTGGTGTTGGCGGCCACAGTCATAACGATCATGCTATTATGCAGGGATGACCCTCGAGAGAAGCTTGAGATGGAGAAAGCAGCCAGGGAAAGTTCCGAGTCATCGATATGGGAAAGAGAATGCAAGTTCACTTTCATGGACATTGCGAATGCGACGGGCAACTTTGACGAAGCTTGCTGCATTGGAAGAGGACGATTCGGAAGCGTCTACAAGGCGGAGCTGCCGACAGGGCAGGTAGTTGCTGTGAAGCGTTTTCACGTTGCGCATTCTGAAGAGATGGTGAACATGTATCAGAAGAGCTTCGACAACGAGATCGCAGCTCTCACAGAGGTCAGACACCGAAACATCGTGAAGCTGCACGGGTTCTGCTCGAAGAGCGGATACATGTACTTGGTGTACGAGTACGTCAGCAGGGGTAGCTTGGGGGAGGTGCTGCATGGGGAGGAAGGGGGGACGAAACTGGACTGGGCGATGAGAGTGAAGGTTGTACACGGGTTGGTTCATGCCTTGGCCTATCTGCACCACGATTGCTCCCTGCCGATCGTGCATCGTGATGTCTCGGTGAACAACATCTTGCTGGAGTCGGATTTCGAGCCTCGTTTGTCCGATTTCGGAACAGCGAAGTTGTTGAACCCTGATTCTTCCAATTGGACCACTGTTGCTGGATCCTACGGCTACATGGCTCCAG AGCTCGCTTACACAATGAGGGTGACAGAGAAATGCGATGTCTACAGCTTTGGGGTTGTAGCACTGGAAGTCCTGATGGGGAAGCACCCAGGGGAACTCAtttcctctctgccttcgttgccgGAAGGAAAAGAATTGTTGCTGAAGGAAACGCTGGACCAACGATTGCCTGCTCCGGCCGGCCAGTTAGCAGAGGAGGTCGTCTTCATCGTGAAGGTGGCACTGGCGTGCATTAGCAGCAATCCATCGTCGCGTCCTTCCATGCGTTTCGTCGCGCAGGAGATATCTGCTCAAACCCAAGCTTGCATTCGTCAGCCGTTCGAAACGATTACAATCGGCATGCTAAATGGTTTTCAGGAATGA